The genomic segment TGCAGGGGAGCTTTGACACCCTCTCCGACGTCGGCATCACCCTCGACTTCAACACTGGCCGCTTGCAGCGCGACCAGGTGGTCGGTGACTTCGATGGCATCGACACGGTGGCCGAGGCGATTGAGGCCGACCTAGTTGGACTGGCAGAACTTTTTACCTCAGAGAACGGTGTCGCCAACCAGTTGGCGGCGATCGTGGACGCTTATGTGGACACTGATGGGGCGCTACCGACGCGAATCGCGGGGCTCGAGGAGAGCATCGCCGAGATCGGCGAGGAGCGAGACGAACTGGCTGACCGGGCTGTGGCCCTGGAGGCGCAGTTGCGTGCCGAGTTCATCGCATTGGATCTGTTGGTCGCGGAGCTCAGTTCCACCAGCAACTTCCTGCAGCAGCAGCTCGCCTCGCTGGCGACGCCTGCGCAGCTGAACGGATCGTAGTTTGATTATTGCCTAGGAGAAGTGGCTTGCCTTCGAACAACCGCAATGGCGCCATGGCGACGTATCAGAACGTGGGTGTCTCCAGCGGCATCACAGATGCTGATCCCCACAAGCTGATTTCGATGATCATGCAGGGTGTACTCGACTCCCTTGCCCGCGCGCGAGGTGCGCTCGAGAACCAGCAGGTGGCGACCAAGGGTGAGCAGATCAGCCGCGCCATCTCCCTGGTCGAGCTGCTTCGCAGCTGCCTGGACCACGAGTCCGGGGGAGAGGTGAGCCGGAATCTCGAGAGCCTGTATGAGTACATGAGCACCCGCCTGCTCATGGCGAACGCCAATAGCAAGATCGAGTGGATGGACGAGGTCGCCTCGCTCATGCGTGAGATCAAGGCCGGCTGGGACGAGATTCCACCGGACGCTCGCGCCCTGCGACAGACCGATCCTGCCGACGCCCAGGGCGGCCCGTTGGTCGGCTCCAACGAGGTGATCGGGTCATGCTGAATCAAGCGCGGTCGGATGCGCTGGCCGAAATCCTGTCCCTGACTATCGCCCAGACCGAGGCGGCGGACGAAGGGGCTTGGGACCAAGTGCGCTCCATGGATCGGCGCCGATTGGAATTGCTCACCAACTTCTTCGACACCCCCGCTGGCCCTGGCGAGCGGGATGCTCTCAGCGAGCAGCTGGGCGCCTTGATGCTGGCGGATGCTCGCTTGCTCGAGGTGGCAACGCAAGCTCGCAACGGCATTGCCGACCGGATGTCTGCCCACACGCGGCAGCGATCCGGTGTGGCGGCCTATCGCAAAGCCAGTACCCATCTGTAGGAGGGGCCTGGCTAAGGAAGGACTCGTGCGCCCGGATGCGCAATTGAACTGACTGCCGGCTCGAGGCCGGCCTTTACGATCTGGGGATTTAACCGCTATGTCCGACATATCATCTAGTCTTAAACTGCCGTCGATCAACATAACCACCGCGCCCGCGCTGGACGGTGGTCCGGAGCGCGCACCCACGCCGCAGCCGCCGGAGTCTCAGGACTCGACCGTGGGTTATCGCGTTAGCATCAGCGATCGTGCTCGAGCGCTCGTTGCTAAAGCCCTGCAGGCGCGCGCAGAGGCGGCGCCCGTGCCGCCACAGGCGCGCGAGCTGCCGGAGGGCGTGGAAGTCAGCCGTGGCGGCGGCACAGTCGAGATCAGCCGTGAGGTGGAGAGCGCTAGGGGCGGTACACAGACTCGTGAGCTGAGTGTAACCGTCGACCCGCAGGCGCAGACCGTGAGCCGCGAGCGTAGCGTGACCGGTGCTGGCGGACGAAGCATCACTGTGAGTGGCTCCTTAACGCGCGTGGAAGGCGGATTTGAGAGCTCCTTCACCGTGACCGGGCCGAACGGCAACGAGTTCAACCGTACGCTCGAGCAGAGCTTCGACGCCGAAAAGGGTACCTTCTCCCGCTCAGTGGTCGTGACCGGTGACACCTACACCGTGAGCCGCAGCACCGAGGTAGAGCGCAACGACGGCGGCTTCGACGCTTCCTTCAACCTCTCCGTGGAGCGAAACGATCTGCCCCAAGCCCAGGGTGGCCCGGAGATCGAGAGCGACGCCTAGGCCCTCCGCCGAGGGCTCGCGCTGGACCGACCCGGCCCCGGGCCAGGTCGGTCCGCGTCAACCGCTTTGCGCTGATGTCTGCCACCGGTGACCGACACTCTCCTCACGCTACTGCGCCCGCCTGAGCGAACCCTCAGCCCTGCCAGCGCCGCGTCTGCGCTGCCTGGCCCCGCTCGAGTCGCATCCAGTCTCCAACCTGGGAGTCGCCTACTTGCCCAGGTGCTCGCAAGCACCGGCGACGGACAGGCCACCTTGAAGGTCGGTTCGCAGGCCTTCCAGGTGCGCACGACCACGCCCCTGCACGTAGGCGAACGGCTAAACCTCGAGGTAACTCATGCCGGGCGTCTCCTCGTGCTTGCGCGTCGTGAGGATACGGGCGGCTCGCCCCGCGCCATCTCTCACATAGCTAGTAATATACTTCGGCAAAAGCTCCCCGTGCAGCGCAGTCTCGGCGAGACGCTAGGAGCGATCGTGGCGCTAGCTGAGGCCACCCCTTCCGCCGCTACACCCCGCGATCTGCGCAACCTCGCTCAGCAATTGCTCGGCGCCCTGCCGCCTCGCGAGACGTTGACCAATGCAGCTGGGGTTGCTCGGGCGCTGCAATGGGCATCGTCCCGGTCGACGTGGTCTCCCGGCCTTGCAAGTGCCTTAGGAAAAGCCCTGGAGGCCTTGCCCTCTTCGCCAGGCCGGCAGGGCGCGGCGTCCCCTGCGGCGGGTACGGCCGATGAGCACCCGCCCCTCCCCGGTCAGCGGCCTGTGCCCCAACGGCGGGTGCCGGTACCCAGGGAGTTGCCTTCCCATGAAGCCCTGCGCCAACAGCTACAGGGTGCGAGCGCACGGGTAGACCTTCTGGCCCTGACCGCGATGTTCCCAAGAGCGAGGGAGCGGGCCGCGCTGGCCGCAGAGATCCCCCTCGTGAGCTCTGGTGAGTCGGCGCAGGTCGATGTGATCGGCGTGCGCATCGCGCACGAGGCTGTCCCCGCGCAGCCAGAAAGTGAGCAATCCTCTCGGCATGCCAGGGACGAAGGCGAGGCGCGCCATCGCTGGCGCGTGGAGCTCGCCTTCGATCTGCCTGGGCTTGGCCCGCTCAACGCAGTGGTCAAGCTGAGCGGTAAGCAGGACGTCGCGGTGCGCTTTCGTAGCCGTGAGGCACCGACTGCTCAGTACCTGCAGGGGCAGTTGCCTGAGCTCGATCGACGTTTGCTCGCGCGCGGACTATCGGTGCAGACCCTACTGGCTGGGGTGGATGCTGGGGCCGTCGACGGCCCCGGGGCGAGCGCCGGCGAGCAGCTGCTCGGCCCCATGGTGGATGAGCGTGTCTGAGCAAAGGTCGGGAGACGACTCCATGCGAGTGGCCGCGACCCTTCGCTACGAGCAGACGCTTGGAAATGCGCCCCGGGTGACTGCGTCCGGATACGAGGCACTTGCCGAGCAGATCATCGCCCTGGCGGAGGACGCCGGTGTCCCCCACTACCAGGACCCGCACCTAGCCCGCCTTCTAGCGCAAGGGGATCTAGGGGAAGAGATACCGCCCGCGCTGTACCAAGCCGTGGCGGAGGTCATCGCCTTCGTGTGGTCCTTGAATGACGCAGAGGACGACTCACCCGTCGTACCTTAAAGTGTGTTGTGCACCGATCTGGTGCCAACCGCCCCGTCTACGCCCCTCAGTAGTGCATAGGGCGGCCTGGCAACACCGTCGTGCCCTTGGATGGCACATCGCGAAGCGGTGGCGCGCTTCTTGCTATCGAACCCCCATGGAATAGCGCCGCCTGGCGCCGCGTGCTGCCTTAGGCGTCGCGGGGGCGACGGGCAACTCAGGGTGTGGGCGCGCCGCCGGCAAGCCGGCTGGGCGCGTGGAGGACAGGAAATGAAGCTCGTGACGGCCATCGTCAACCCCTACAAGGTGGAGGACGTGCGGGAGGCGATCGCCTCGCTGGGTCTGCAAGGGATGACCGTGACTGAGGTCAAGGGGTTCGGTCGCCAGCGGGGCCATGCGGAGTTGTACCGAGGCGCCGAGTACACGGTGGACTACCGGCCAAAGGTGAAGATCGAGATCGCAACGGCGGATGATGATGTCGACCGCCTCATCGAGGCGATCGTGCAGGCCGCGCGCACCGGCCGTGTCGGCGACGGGAAGATATTTGTGACCGGTCTTGAGCAGAGCGTTCGCGTCCGTACGGGCGAGGCTGGTAAAGCCGCGCTTTGAGGCGAGCGCAAGACCGGGCACATCGAAGGATCGTACAGGAGGAGACTGCCGGTGGAGTTACTCGAAGTCAGCTACGCGCTGGACACCTTTTACTTCCTAGTCATGGGCGCCCTGGTCATGTGGATGGCCGCCGGGTTCACCATGCTGGAAGCGGGCCTTGTGCGGGCGAAGAACACCACGGAGATTCTGACCAAGAACGTGGGGCTCTACAGCATCGCCTGCATCATGTACATGCTCTGCGGCTACGGCATCATGTACGGCGACGGCCTCAACGGGTTCATCCCAGGCATCGGCGTGTTGGGTGGCACGGACAACGAGGTGGAGGCCGTGTTAAGCGGTGCGGAGGACGCCCCTTACTACTCTCAGCTGGCCGACTTCTTCTTCCAAGTGGTGTTCGTGGCCACAGCCATGTCGATCGTCTCGGGGGCGGTCGCCGAGCGCATGAAGCTATGGACATTCTTCACCTTCGCCATCGTGATGACAGGGTTTATCTATCCAGTCCAGGGATTCTGGAAGTGGGGCGGCGGCTTCCTGGAGCAGGCAGGCTTCCTGGACTTCGCAGGCTCTGGGGTCGTGCACCTGTCCGGTGCTGCAGCGGCCCTGGCCGGTGTCCTGCTGCTCGGGGCACGCAAGGGCAAGTACGGCAACCGTGGGCAGATCAATGCGATCCCTGGCTGCAACCTACCACTGGCAACGCTCGGTACGCTGATTCTTTGGTTAGGCTGGTTCGGCTTCAACGGCGGTTCGGAGCTCCAGCTCACCGGCGTGGAGCATGCCAATAACGTGGCCAGGGTGTTCGTCAATACCAACATGGCGGCCGCTGGCGGCCTAGTCGGTGCACTTCTCCTGGCGCGCTTCTGGTTTGGGAAGGCGGATCTGACCATGGCGCTAAACGGGGCGCTTGCAGGCTTAGTGTCGATCACAGCCGAGCCTCTGACGCCGACCCCCGTGGCAGCTACGCTCATCGGCTTAGTCGGCGGCTTGCTGGTGGTCGCCTCGATCGTCACCCTTGACAAGCTGCGCGTCGATGACCCTGTGGGCGCTATCTCCGTGCATGGCACCTGCGGCCTGTGGGGGCTGCTCGCCGTTATCCTGACCAACCCCGAGGCCAAGCCGCACGTTCAGCTTCTTGGACTGGTAAGCATCTTCGTGTGGGTGTTCGGCGTCAGCTTCCTAAGCTGGTTTCTCCTGAGGCAGGTAATGGGGCTGCGCGTTGGTGAGGAAGAAGAGGTCGGTGGCTTGGACGTCGTCGACTGCGGCATCGAAGCTTACCCCGAGTTCACCAAGGGCAGCTGATCGCCCACGTCTTGGCAGGATCCGCCGTCGCCAGCCCTTCGGCCGGTGGCGGATCTTCGCCCAGGCGACCGCCCCCTGCCGGAGGTCATCGAGGCTTACAAGGGTTAGTGCGCGATTCACAAGGCGGTGTCCCGCAACGCAGTTAGGCAACACCCCTCGACGCAACCTGACCCTGGTGTGACCCGTTAGTCGGCGAAGAGGCGCTCCCTCAATAGGGTCCCCTAGGTGCGCCGTGCGCAGCGCCCTCCATCCCTTGCCATGCTAAGTGTCCTCAGATTTGTCCTCGCCTGGCTGGTAATCATCGCGCACCTCACGGAAGGGTCGGTGGGTACGGACCACCTAGGGCGCTTTGCCGTGTTCGGCTTCTACCTGCTGTCGGGCTACCTAATCACACTCATGCTGAACGACCGCTATGCCCTTTAGTGCCGTGCCGTTCTTTCTCAATCGGGTCCTGCGCATCTATCCGGTCTATTGGCTGATCGCGAGCGGTACGCTGCTGATGGTTGCTCTGTATCCGACAGCCTGCGCGTGGAAGGGGGAGTGGTGTAGAGAATCGACCGCCCTCGATTGGTCGGGCAATCTGCTGACTCTTCCCTTCGAGTGGTACGCAGCGGACTTTCGACTGGTGCCGCCAGCATGGTCGGTGGCCGTGGAGCTGATCTGCTACGCAAGCTCTGGGGAGCGCTGGCCAGAGCACGGTGGGTAGCCGCGGGAGCGGTGGTGCTGTTCGGCGCCTACCACGGGTGGATCTACCAAACGGCCGGTGCCTTCGAAGCGCGGTACGCACCAGTTCTGGCGGCGCTCCTACCCTTCTCTGTGGGTGCTGTGATCTACTTTTCGAGGCCCTTGGTCGATCGCTTGAGTTCAGCTTCGACGTCGATACTGCTCGTCGCGGGCTTGCTGAGCTGGCTGGTGAACTTGCTTGCTGCTGGCGCA from the Pseudomonadota bacterium genome contains:
- the fliS gene encoding flagellar export chaperone FliS produces the protein MPSNNRNGAMATYQNVGVSSGITDADPHKLISMIMQGVLDSLARARGALENQQVATKGEQISRAISLVELLRSCLDHESGGEVSRNLESLYEYMSTRLLMANANSKIEWMDEVASLMREIKAGWDEIPPDARALRQTDPADAQGGPLVGSNEVIGSC
- the fliT gene encoding flagellar protein FliT, which gives rise to MLNQARSDALAEILSLTIAQTEAADEGAWDQVRSMDRRRLELLTNFFDTPAGPGERDALSEQLGALMLADARLLEVATQARNGIADRMSAHTRQRSGVAAYRKASTHL
- a CDS encoding flagellar hook-length control protein FliK; the protein is MTDTLLTLLRPPERTLSPASAASALPGPARVASSLQPGSRLLAQVLASTGDGQATLKVGSQAFQVRTTTPLHVGERLNLEVTHAGRLLVLARREDTGGSPRAISHIASNILRQKLPVQRSLGETLGAIVALAEATPSAATPRDLRNLAQQLLGALPPRETLTNAAGVARALQWASSRSTWSPGLASALGKALEALPSSPGRQGAASPAAGTADEHPPLPGQRPVPQRRVPVPRELPSHEALRQQLQGASARVDLLALTAMFPRARERAALAAEIPLVSSGESAQVDVIGVRIAHEAVPAQPESEQSSRHARDEGEARHRWRVELAFDLPGLGPLNAVVKLSGKQDVAVRFRSREAPTAQYLQGQLPELDRRLLARGLSVQTLLAGVDAGAVDGPGASAGEQLLGPMVDERV
- a CDS encoding EscU/YscU/HrcU family type III secretion system export apparatus switch protein, producing the protein MRVAATLRYEQTLGNAPRVTASGYEALAEQIIALAEDAGVPHYQDPHLARLLAQGDLGEEIPPALYQAVAEVIAFVWSLNDAEDDSPVVP
- a CDS encoding P-II family nitrogen regulator, with the protein product MKLVTAIVNPYKVEDVREAIASLGLQGMTVTEVKGFGRQRGHAELYRGAEYTVDYRPKVKIEIATADDDVDRLIEAIVQAARTGRVGDGKIFVTGLEQSVRVRTGEAGKAAL
- a CDS encoding ammonium transporter; its protein translation is MELLEVSYALDTFYFLVMGALVMWMAAGFTMLEAGLVRAKNTTEILTKNVGLYSIACIMYMLCGYGIMYGDGLNGFIPGIGVLGGTDNEVEAVLSGAEDAPYYSQLADFFFQVVFVATAMSIVSGAVAERMKLWTFFTFAIVMTGFIYPVQGFWKWGGGFLEQAGFLDFAGSGVVHLSGAAAALAGVLLLGARKGKYGNRGQINAIPGCNLPLATLGTLILWLGWFGFNGGSELQLTGVEHANNVARVFVNTNMAAAGGLVGALLLARFWFGKADLTMALNGALAGLVSITAEPLTPTPVAATLIGLVGGLLVVASIVTLDKLRVDDPVGAISVHGTCGLWGLLAVILTNPEAKPHVQLLGLVSIFVWVFGVSFLSWFLLRQVMGLRVGEEEEVGGLDVVDCGIEAYPEFTKGS